The Saccharomonospora glauca K62 genome has a segment encoding these proteins:
- a CDS encoding TRAP transporter large permease yields the protein MIGLVLFGTFFLLLLVGVPVAFALGGAAVCSLVAMGGVGELSLVPNVFVASVSSETLLAIPFFILAGVIMEYAGISRRLVDFAQACVGGRKHGLAIVVIVAAFFFSAISGSGPATVAAIGSILIPALVKQGYEARHATSLMASAGSMGIIVPPSIAFIVFAVVVGDYAGVSIVRLFVAGIVPGLLLAVALGLACLRLPRRTATVAAGGPGAARVTDPVERADGERETDGEAPRTTGGFLGTFAGAIPGLLVPVIILGGIYGGIVTPTESAVLAATYALLVGVFLYREIKPRHLYRILVSSASQSAVVMLIVGAASVFGYVVTVNDIASNVADALLGLTDNRVLITLLAVVLLLVVGAFIDAVSALYLFVPIVAPVLLEVGVDVTTIGVMMVVNLALGLITPPVGINLFVAAGIAKVSLVEVVRGIRPFFVAGLAVILLVAYVPAIPNWLPDLLGF from the coding sequence GTGATCGGGCTCGTGTTGTTCGGAACGTTCTTCCTCCTGTTGCTGGTGGGCGTTCCGGTGGCGTTCGCGCTCGGTGGCGCGGCGGTGTGCTCGCTGGTGGCGATGGGAGGAGTTGGGGAACTGTCGCTGGTTCCCAACGTCTTCGTCGCCTCCGTCTCCTCGGAGACCCTCCTGGCGATCCCGTTCTTCATCCTCGCCGGCGTGATCATGGAGTACGCGGGGATCTCCCGGAGGCTCGTGGATTTCGCGCAGGCGTGCGTGGGTGGCCGCAAGCACGGCCTCGCCATCGTGGTGATCGTGGCGGCGTTCTTCTTCTCGGCGATCTCGGGCTCGGGACCGGCCACCGTCGCCGCCATCGGGTCCATCCTCATCCCCGCGCTCGTGAAACAGGGCTACGAGGCCCGCCATGCCACCTCGTTGATGGCCAGCGCGGGGTCCATGGGCATCATCGTGCCGCCGAGCATCGCGTTCATCGTCTTCGCGGTGGTGGTCGGCGATTACGCGGGCGTGTCGATCGTGCGGCTGTTCGTGGCCGGAATCGTGCCCGGCCTCCTGCTGGCCGTGGCACTCGGGCTGGCGTGCCTTCGATTGCCGCGAAGGACGGCCACCGTGGCCGCCGGGGGTCCCGGAGCCGCACGAGTGACGGATCCGGTGGAACGGGCCGACGGGGAACGGGAGACCGACGGCGAGGCACCCCGGACGACGGGCGGTTTCCTCGGCACGTTCGCCGGGGCGATCCCCGGTCTGCTCGTGCCCGTGATCATCCTCGGAGGAATCTACGGCGGCATCGTCACACCCACCGAGTCGGCGGTCCTCGCGGCCACGTACGCGCTCCTCGTGGGCGTGTTCCTCTACCGGGAGATCAAGCCGAGGCACCTGTACCGCATCCTCGTCTCCTCCGCCTCCCAGTCGGCCGTGGTGATGCTCATCGTCGGCGCGGCCTCGGTGTTCGGCTACGTCGTGACGGTGAACGACATCGCCTCCAACGTCGCCGACGCGCTGCTCGGACTCACCGACAACCGTGTGCTCATCACGCTGTTGGCGGTGGTGCTGCTGCTCGTGGTGGGCGCGTTCATCGACGCGGTGTCGGCGCTCTATCTGTTCGTCCCCATCGTCGCGCCGGTTCTGCTGGAGGTCGGCGTGGACGTCACGACGATCGGCGTGATGATGGTCGTGAACCTGGCCCTCGGGCTGATCACGCCTCCGGTGGGCATCAACCTGTTCGTGGCGGCCGGCATCGCCAAGGTGTCGTTGGTGGAGGTGGTGCGGGGCATCCGCCCGTTCTTCGTCGCGGGTCTGGCGGTGATCCTTCTCGTGGCCTACGTCCCGGCGATTCCGAACTGGTTGCCCGACCTGCTCGGTTTCTAA
- a CDS encoding EI24 domain-containing protein: MRDFVKGVGFFGRGLGILLRSPKLLLLGVLPVVVTALLLAAGLIALIYWIDDLSALVTPFAEDWAEVWRAAVRIAAGIALVGLAVVVGMVSFSALTLAVGGPFYEHIAEKVEDDLGGVPGDAELSWWRMLWVGLRDGVLLALRSLLFTLPLTVAGFVPVVGQTVVPVLTALVSAWFLALELVAVSFYRRGMDLRQRQAAMRRRRGLALGLGLPATLLCMIPFAALVVFPVAFVGGVLVARETLRTAVPAHA; encoded by the coding sequence GTGCGGGACTTCGTGAAGGGCGTCGGATTCTTCGGGCGAGGACTGGGCATTCTGCTGCGATCGCCCAAGCTGTTGTTGCTCGGTGTGCTGCCCGTGGTGGTGACTGCGCTACTGCTGGCGGCCGGGTTGATCGCGCTGATCTACTGGATCGACGATCTGTCGGCGTTGGTTACTCCCTTCGCGGAGGACTGGGCGGAGGTCTGGCGGGCAGCCGTCCGGATCGCAGCCGGGATCGCGCTGGTCGGACTTGCCGTGGTCGTCGGCATGGTGAGCTTTTCGGCGCTGACGCTCGCCGTGGGAGGCCCGTTCTACGAACACATCGCGGAAAAGGTCGAGGATGACCTCGGCGGGGTACCCGGCGACGCCGAACTCTCGTGGTGGCGGATGCTGTGGGTGGGATTGCGGGACGGCGTCCTGCTCGCGCTGCGATCGCTTCTGTTCACGCTTCCGTTGACCGTGGCGGGATTCGTCCCGGTGGTGGGTCAGACCGTGGTGCCCGTGCTCACGGCACTGGTGTCCGCATGGTTCCTCGCCCTGGAGTTGGTGGCGGTGTCGTTCTACCGGCGTGGGATGGACCTCCGGCAACGACAGGCGGCGATGCGCCGGCGGCGGGGCCTCGCGCTCGGTCTCGGGTTGCCCGCGACGCTGCTGTGCATGATCCCGTTCGCCGCGCTCGTCGTCTTCCCGGTCGCCTTCGTCGGGGGCGTGCTCGTCGCCCGCGAGACCCTGCGTACCGCCGTGCCCGCACACGCCTGA
- a CDS encoding amino acid permease, whose amino-acid sequence MPGTGIWRTKSVEQSIADTDEPDTRLRRNLGAWDLMVFGVAVMIGAGIFTLTARTAGDISGPSVALAFVFAGIACALAALCYAEFASTVPVAGSAYTFSYATFGEFIAWIIGWDLVLEFSVAAAAVAKGWSVYLQEVLVMLFGEGVSTTVQLGSVNFDWGSLLLIAILATLLTLGTKLSSRFSLVITSVKVVIILFVIFMGIAYISPDNYTPFIPPAAEGGEAGAGVEQSLFSVLVGGSGSVYGAFGLLAGASLVFFAFIGFDVVATTAEETRNPQRNVPRGILGSLAIVTGLYVATSLVVAGMVPYEQLATDAEPEGRKTLATAFAYHGVDWAANIISLGALAGLTTVVMVLLLGQQRVLFAMSRDGLLPRKLAKTGSRGTPVRVNVIVGIVVAVAATFFDAGKLEEMVNVGTLFAFILVSAGVMVLRRTRPDLKRGFRVPLMPLVPILAIAACLWLMLNLTVLTWLRFLVWMALGVIVYFLYSKRHSLLGKREAESGGEPEAVGESSAKD is encoded by the coding sequence GTGCCGGGCACCGGTATCTGGCGGACGAAGTCCGTCGAGCAATCGATCGCAGACACCGACGAGCCAGATACCCGGCTACGACGGAATCTCGGTGCCTGGGACCTGATGGTCTTCGGGGTCGCCGTGATGATCGGCGCCGGTATCTTTACGCTCACCGCGCGCACCGCGGGGGACATCTCGGGCCCCTCGGTGGCGCTGGCGTTCGTCTTCGCCGGCATCGCCTGCGCCCTCGCCGCGCTGTGTTATGCCGAGTTCGCGTCCACGGTGCCCGTCGCGGGTAGCGCCTACACCTTCTCCTACGCCACGTTCGGTGAGTTCATCGCCTGGATCATAGGCTGGGACCTCGTCCTGGAGTTCTCCGTGGCCGCGGCCGCGGTGGCCAAGGGGTGGTCGGTCTACCTGCAGGAAGTCCTGGTGATGCTTTTCGGTGAAGGTGTCAGCACCACCGTGCAGCTCGGTTCCGTGAACTTCGACTGGGGTTCGTTGCTGCTGATCGCCATCCTGGCCACCCTGCTCACGCTCGGTACCAAGCTGTCCTCGCGGTTCAGCCTCGTGATCACGTCCGTGAAGGTCGTGATCATCCTGTTCGTCATCTTCATGGGCATCGCCTACATCAGCCCGGACAACTACACGCCGTTCATCCCGCCCGCCGCCGAGGGCGGCGAGGCCGGCGCCGGTGTGGAGCAGTCGCTGTTCTCCGTCCTCGTCGGTGGCTCCGGCAGTGTCTACGGCGCGTTCGGTCTGCTGGCCGGTGCGTCGCTGGTGTTCTTCGCGTTCATCGGGTTCGACGTCGTGGCCACCACCGCCGAGGAGACCCGTAACCCGCAGCGCAACGTGCCGCGCGGCATCCTCGGCTCGCTGGCGATCGTGACCGGTCTCTACGTGGCCACCTCGCTCGTCGTCGCGGGCATGGTGCCCTACGAGCAGCTGGCCACCGATGCGGAGCCGGAGGGCCGCAAGACCCTGGCGACGGCCTTCGCCTACCACGGTGTCGACTGGGCGGCGAACATCATCTCCCTCGGCGCGCTCGCCGGTCTCACCACGGTGGTCATGGTGCTGTTGCTCGGTCAGCAGCGGGTGTTGTTCGCGATGTCGCGTGACGGGCTGCTGCCTCGTAAGCTCGCCAAGACCGGCTCGCGCGGCACCCCGGTGCGGGTGAACGTCATAGTCGGCATCGTGGTGGCCGTGGCCGCGACCTTCTTCGACGCCGGCAAGCTGGAGGAAATGGTCAACGTTGGCACGCTGTTCGCGTTCATCCTGGTGTCGGCGGGCGTGATGGTGCTGCGCAGGACGCGCCCCGACCTCAAGCGCGGTTTCCGGGTTCCGTTGATGCCGCTCGTGCCGATCCTGGCGATCGCCGCGTGCCTCTGGCTGATGCTGAACCTGACCGTGCTGACGTGGCTGCGCTTCCTGGTGTGGATGGCGCTCGGCGTGATCGTGTACTTCCTCTACAGCAAGCGGCACTCGCTGCTCGGCAAGCGGGAAGCGGAGTCCGGTGGAGAACCGGAGGCGGTGGGGGAGAGCTCGGCCAAGGACTGA
- a CDS encoding Fur family transcriptional regulator — MAIIDAPALLRGASLRVTRPRVAVLTMVAANPHSDAETIATAVRRELGSVSTQAVYDVLRALTDAGLVRRIEPAGSPARFETRVGDNHHHMVCRKCGSITDVNCVVGEAPCLHTEDLEGFEVDEAEVTFWGTCPSCLARDE, encoded by the coding sequence GTGGCAATCATCGACGCCCCCGCCCTCCTGCGTGGGGCATCACTGCGGGTGACCCGTCCGAGGGTCGCCGTGCTGACGATGGTCGCGGCCAATCCCCACTCGGACGCGGAGACCATCGCGACCGCCGTCCGTCGCGAGCTCGGTTCGGTGTCGACCCAGGCGGTGTACGACGTCCTGCGAGCCCTGACCGACGCCGGTTTGGTCCGTCGTATCGAGCCGGCGGGGTCCCCCGCCCGGTTCGAGACCCGTGTGGGGGACAACCACCACCACATGGTCTGCCGCAAATGCGGTTCCATTACCGACGTCAACTGCGTGGTGGGCGAGGCACCGTGCCTTCACACCGAGGACCTCGAAGGGTTCGAGGTCGACGAGGCCGAGGTGACCTTCTGGGGAACCTGCCCTTCCTGCCTTGCACGCGACGAGTGA
- a CDS encoding catalase has translation MPENNQRPLTTAAGAPVPDNQNSLTAGPRGPMLLQDVWFLEKLAHFDREVIPERRMHAKGSGAYGTFTVTNDITRYTCAKIFSEVGKKTDLFVRFSTVAGERGAADAERDIRGFAVKFYTEEGNWDLVGNNTPVFFFRDPLKFPDLNHAVKRDPRTNMRSPENNWDFWTNLPESLHQVTIVMSDRGIPASYRHMHGFGSHTYSMINAQGERFWVKFHHRTQQGIKNLTDAEAEALIGKDRESHQRDLYEAIERGDFPKWKLYIQVMPEHEAETYRFHPFDLTKVWSKKDYPLIEVGEWELNRNPENYFAEVEQAAFNPANIVPGIGFSPDRMLQGRLFSYGDAQRYRLGVNHHQIPVNQPRCPVNSYHRDGAMRVDGNQGSTPGIEPNSYGRWQEQPAYREPSLAVGSVADRFNYREDDDNYYEQPGNLFRLMTPEQQQALFENTARAINGASEATIERHIANCTKADPAYGEGVRKAIEALQAGQL, from the coding sequence TTGCCCGAAAACAACCAGAGGCCGTTGACCACTGCCGCCGGCGCTCCGGTTCCCGACAACCAGAACTCCCTCACCGCCGGCCCCCGTGGTCCGATGCTGCTGCAGGACGTGTGGTTCCTGGAGAAGCTCGCGCACTTCGACCGTGAGGTGATCCCGGAGCGCCGCATGCACGCGAAGGGCTCCGGTGCGTACGGCACCTTCACGGTGACCAACGACATCACCCGGTACACCTGCGCCAAGATCTTCTCCGAGGTCGGCAAGAAGACGGACCTGTTCGTCCGATTCTCCACTGTGGCCGGTGAGCGCGGTGCCGCCGACGCCGAGCGCGACATCCGTGGTTTCGCGGTGAAGTTCTACACCGAGGAGGGCAACTGGGACCTCGTCGGTAACAACACCCCGGTGTTCTTCTTCCGCGACCCGCTGAAGTTCCCGGACCTCAACCACGCGGTGAAGCGTGACCCGCGCACCAACATGCGCAGCCCCGAGAACAACTGGGACTTCTGGACCAACCTGCCCGAGTCGCTGCACCAGGTGACGATCGTGATGTCGGACCGCGGCATTCCGGCGTCGTACCGCCACATGCACGGTTTCGGCTCGCACACCTACAGCATGATCAACGCGCAGGGCGAGCGATTCTGGGTGAAGTTCCACCACCGCACCCAGCAGGGCATCAAGAACCTCACCGACGCCGAGGCGGAAGCGCTGATCGGCAAGGACCGCGAGTCGCACCAGCGCGACCTCTACGAGGCCATCGAGCGCGGTGACTTCCCGAAGTGGAAGCTCTACATCCAGGTCATGCCCGAGCACGAGGCCGAGACCTACCGCTTCCACCCGTTCGACCTCACGAAGGTGTGGTCCAAGAAGGACTACCCGCTCATCGAGGTCGGTGAGTGGGAGCTGAACCGCAACCCGGAGAACTACTTCGCCGAGGTGGAGCAGGCCGCCTTCAACCCGGCCAACATCGTCCCCGGCATCGGGTTCTCCCCCGACCGGATGCTGCAGGGCCGCTTGTTCTCCTACGGTGACGCCCAGCGGTACCGCCTGGGTGTGAACCACCACCAGATCCCGGTGAACCAGCCGCGTTGCCCGGTGAACTCCTACCACCGCGACGGCGCCATGCGCGTCGACGGCAACCAGGGCTCCACTCCGGGCATCGAGCCGAACTCCTACGGTCGTTGGCAGGAGCAGCCCGCCTACCGCGAGCCGAGCCTGGCCGTGGGGTCGGTCGCCGACCGGTTCAACTACCGCGAGGACGACGACAACTACTACGAGCAGCCCGGCAACCTGTTCCGTCTCATGACGCCGGAGCAGCAGCAGGCGCTGTTTGAGAACACCGCGCGTGCCATCAACGGCGCCTCGGAGGCGACCATCGAGCGGCACATCGCCAACTGCACCAAGGCCGACCCCGCCTACGGCGAGGGCGTCCGCAAGGCGATCGAGGCGCTGCAGGCCGGTCAGCTCTGA
- a CDS encoding ankyrin repeat domain-containing protein, with protein sequence MSEGGLTPEQVERVVAIAMDLAREGDTGQLLEFLDHGLPVNVTDPQGNTLLMLAAYHGHAATVRALLDRGADPDLRNARDQSPIAGALFKGEDEVVAVLREAGADLDAGTPSARAAAVMFGREHLLAD encoded by the coding sequence ATGAGCGAGGGCGGACTGACACCGGAGCAGGTCGAACGCGTCGTGGCGATCGCCATGGATCTCGCGCGGGAAGGGGACACCGGCCAGCTCCTGGAATTCCTGGACCACGGGTTGCCGGTGAACGTGACCGACCCGCAGGGGAACACGCTGCTCATGCTCGCGGCCTACCACGGGCACGCCGCCACCGTGCGAGCGTTGCTCGACCGTGGTGCCGACCCCGATCTGCGCAACGCGCGGGACCAGTCACCGATCGCGGGAGCCTTGTTCAAGGGCGAGGACGAGGTGGTGGCCGTGCTCCGGGAAGCCGGAGCCGATCTCGACGCGGGCACCCCCTCGGCGCGCGCCGCCGCCGTCATGTTCGGCCGGGAACACCTGTTGGCCGACTGA